In Symmachiella dynata, the following are encoded in one genomic region:
- the ftsH gene encoding ATP-dependent zinc metalloprotease FtsH: MTDKPTKSPDKRGPSRPERPQSSNLHWYILGFIVVILLMVTIVERNNSSQEMDYSAFLTAINKGEDQKDRLDATNIHNLTIGKEFIRFQDRPDPKDGKPPIPKKFYIPINAQSDMASDRLEKLLESKGIPFAYEPPPSEWKGMFMLFLPLIILFLLLMFFFRRMGGAGTAMSFGRSRGRFYAQEDLEVTFEDAAGIDEAADELREVVEFLRNPAKYQALGGRIPRGVLLVGPPGTGKTLLAKAVAGEAGVPFFSLSGSDFVEMFVGVGASRVRDMFAQAVAKSPSIIFIDELDALGKVRGSGAPGGHDEREQTLNALLVEMDGFHSDQSVIVMAATNMPETLDPALMRPGRFDRHVLVDRPDFKGREAILKVHIVKIKVGDDVDLERVARMTPGFVGADLANLVNEAALLAARKNKTSVGMAEFEEGIERVIAGLEKQTRIITPEEKQRVAYHECGHALVACCLPHTDPVHKISIIPRGMSALGYTLQHPDEERHLVTQSELFNRICVFLGGIATEETIFQETSTGAQNDLERATDLARRMVTEFGMSPKLGRVNYHVSNRSPFLASGFGASTERAHSEETIREIDLEIKRIVDEANRTAHDIIKERREVLEHMTRELLENEIMNTDQLQAILDEHKIGPQIKPGTHARNPVPQATDSEQDNDLPSQPAEGG; encoded by the coding sequence ATGACTGATAAACCGACGAAATCGCCGGATAAACGCGGACCAAGCCGCCCCGAACGCCCTCAATCCAGCAACTTGCATTGGTACATTCTGGGCTTCATCGTCGTGATTCTGCTGATGGTTACGATCGTCGAGCGGAATAATAGTAGCCAGGAAATGGACTACAGTGCATTTCTGACCGCGATCAATAAAGGCGAGGATCAAAAAGATCGCCTGGATGCCACGAACATCCACAATCTGACGATCGGTAAAGAATTCATCCGCTTTCAAGATCGCCCTGATCCCAAAGACGGAAAGCCCCCGATTCCGAAAAAGTTTTACATCCCCATCAACGCGCAGTCGGACATGGCCAGCGACCGTTTAGAGAAGCTGCTGGAATCCAAGGGGATTCCCTTTGCATATGAGCCTCCGCCATCGGAATGGAAGGGGATGTTCATGCTCTTCCTCCCCTTGATTATCCTGTTCCTGTTGCTGATGTTCTTCTTCCGCCGCATGGGGGGCGCCGGAACGGCAATGTCGTTTGGTCGCAGCCGCGGGCGGTTCTATGCGCAGGAAGATCTTGAAGTCACGTTTGAAGATGCCGCTGGAATTGATGAAGCGGCGGATGAACTCCGCGAAGTGGTCGAGTTTTTAAGGAACCCCGCCAAATACCAAGCCTTGGGCGGACGGATTCCCCGCGGAGTTTTGCTGGTCGGTCCTCCAGGAACAGGAAAGACCTTGCTGGCCAAAGCCGTGGCGGGCGAAGCCGGTGTGCCGTTCTTTAGTTTGTCCGGCTCCGATTTCGTCGAGATGTTTGTTGGTGTGGGGGCTTCGCGGGTGCGGGATATGTTCGCGCAAGCGGTCGCCAAGTCGCCATCGATCATCTTCATCGACGAACTCGATGCGTTGGGCAAAGTCCGCGGCAGTGGTGCTCCCGGCGGACACGATGAACGCGAGCAGACACTCAACGCACTGTTGGTTGAGATGGACGGTTTTCACTCCGACCAAAGCGTGATTGTGATGGCCGCCACAAACATGCCCGAAACACTGGACCCCGCATTAATGCGGCCCGGACGCTTCGACCGCCACGTTCTAGTCGATCGCCCCGACTTCAAGGGCCGCGAAGCAATCCTCAAAGTGCACATCGTGAAAATCAAAGTCGGCGACGATGTCGATTTGGAACGAGTCGCCCGCATGACACCGGGATTCGTCGGGGCGGACTTGGCCAACCTCGTCAACGAGGCCGCCCTATTGGCTGCTCGCAAAAACAAAACCTCCGTCGGCATGGCCGAGTTCGAAGAGGGCATCGAACGCGTGATCGCCGGTTTGGAAAAACAAACGCGGATCATCACCCCGGAAGAAAAACAACGGGTCGCCTACCACGAATGCGGTCACGCACTCGTCGCCTGTTGCTTGCCGCATACTGATCCGGTACACAAGATTTCCATCATCCCCCGCGGCATGTCGGCACTGGGATACACGCTGCAGCATCCGGATGAAGAGCGGCATTTGGTCACGCAGTCCGAATTGTTCAACCGGATTTGCGTGTTCCTCGGCGGGATCGCCACCGAAGAAACGATCTTCCAAGAAACGTCAACCGGCGCTCAAAACGATCTGGAACGTGCCACCGATCTGGCCCGACGGATGGTCACCGAATTCGGGATGAGTCCCAAATTGGGGCGCGTGAATTATCACGTGAGCAACCGCTCCCCGTTCCTGGCTTCGGGATTTGGAGCCTCGACTGAGCGTGCCCATAGTGAGGAGACGATTCGCGAAATTGATTTGGAAATCAAACGCATCGTCGATGAGGCCAATCGGACGGCGCATGATATCATCAAAGAACGCCGCGAAGTCTTGGAACACATGACGCGCGAGCTGCTCGAAAATGAAATCATGAACACCGATCAACTGCAG
- a CDS encoding mandelate racemase/muconate lactonizing enzyme family protein, which yields MKITNVICQVLRSASVESKTASCQDVVLVRIRTDSGLEGIGEADSSPEVVKAIIDAPFSHNIACGLREVLLGENPLETERLWQRMYRATMYFGRTSVTISAMAAVDMALWDLKGKHFGEPIHRLLGGKQHDSIRAYASILFGRDGQETAEIGQRWIAAGYTAVKFGWEPMGQSEALDIELVRGAREGIGENTLLIDAGCVWDTRTALRRATAFAEFDIEWLEEPLREDNIDGYVWLRDRSPVAIASGEGECGREAFRPLLDRRALDVYQVDLSRNGFTDAAYIKARVEEIGARPCNHSYTSPITVAASVQWLCTCRDAFLFEDCVEDVPMRHELTHERIQASHGSIEVSDRPGLGVTLNEEFVAAHLVDESV from the coding sequence ATGAAAATCACCAATGTCATCTGTCAAGTTTTGCGGTCCGCGTCAGTCGAATCCAAAACTGCTAGTTGCCAAGACGTTGTCCTGGTGCGAATTCGCACGGATTCGGGATTGGAAGGCATCGGGGAAGCCGATTCCTCGCCGGAGGTCGTCAAAGCCATTATCGACGCCCCATTCAGCCACAACATTGCCTGTGGATTGCGCGAAGTCTTGTTGGGTGAGAATCCGCTGGAAACCGAGCGGTTGTGGCAAAGGATGTACCGGGCCACGATGTATTTTGGACGGACTTCGGTCACAATATCGGCCATGGCGGCGGTCGACATGGCGCTGTGGGACCTCAAAGGCAAGCATTTTGGCGAACCAATTCACCGGCTCTTGGGGGGCAAGCAGCACGACTCGATTCGCGCGTATGCGTCGATTCTGTTTGGCCGCGACGGTCAGGAAACAGCTGAGATTGGCCAACGGTGGATTGCCGCCGGGTATACAGCGGTCAAATTCGGTTGGGAGCCGATGGGTCAAAGCGAAGCGCTGGATATCGAACTCGTCCGCGGCGCGCGAGAGGGGATTGGCGAGAACACGCTGTTGATCGACGCCGGGTGCGTCTGGGATACGCGGACCGCTTTACGGCGGGCGACCGCTTTTGCGGAGTTCGACATCGAGTGGCTGGAAGAACCGTTGCGGGAGGACAATATCGATGGCTATGTCTGGCTACGCGACCGCTCGCCGGTAGCAATTGCATCCGGAGAAGGGGAGTGCGGTCGCGAAGCATTTCGTCCGCTGTTGGATCGCCGGGCATTGGATGTCTATCAAGTCGATTTGTCCCGCAATGGATTTACGGATGCGGCCTACATCAAAGCCCGCGTGGAGGAGATCGGCGCACGTCCCTGCAATCATTCCTACACCAGCCCGATCACAGTCGCCGCCAGCGTGCAATGGCTCTGCACCTGCCGCGATGCCTTCTTGTTCGAAGACTGCGTTGAGGATGTCCCCATGCGGCATGAACTGACGCACGAACGAATTCAAGCGAGCCATGGCAGCATCGAAGTCTCCGACCGGCCGGGATTGGGGGTCACTTTGAATGAAGAATTCGTGGCGGCGCATTTGGTTGATGAGTCGGTGTGA
- a CDS encoding endonuclease domain-containing protein, which produces MADRIPPPDTHTRAKQLRQQMTVPERKLWSVLRSQRLAGLKFRRQHPIEPYIVDFYCDAARLVVEVHGESHAVTGDYDIKRQRIIENRGYTFLRVSNDEVLEDLEAVALGIARAAGVDLQKWLSGG; this is translated from the coding sequence ATGGCTGATCGAATCCCTCCCCCGGACACCCACACCAGAGCAAAGCAACTCCGCCAACAAATGACGGTCCCTGAAAGGAAACTATGGTCCGTACTGCGCAGCCAACGCTTGGCGGGCCTCAAGTTTCGCCGCCAACATCCGATTGAACCGTACATCGTTGACTTCTACTGTGACGCGGCGAGGCTTGTGGTCGAGGTCCATGGTGAAAGCCATGCGGTGACGGGTGACTACGATATCAAACGCCAACGCATCATTGAGAATCGAGGATACACCTTTTTACGCGTTTCGAATGACGAGGTGCTAGAGGATCTGGAAGCAGTCGCTCTGGGGATTGCGCGGGCAGCGGGGGTTGATCTGCAGAAGTGGTTGTCGGGGGGATGA